Proteins encoded within one genomic window of Bacillota bacterium:
- a CDS encoding TIM barrel protein, whose translation MMRDLSIPERIAQVKAAGMDGVEFWSWENKDTAELKDGAKQHGIEIAAFCTRFCSLVDPQRRAEYLEGLKASIPIARELNCTNLITQTGAELPDVSREDQKESLIAGLRECVPLLEENGITLLVEPLNILVDHKGYFLYRSEEAFEIIRAVDSPYVKVLYDVYHQQITEGNLIPTIQENIDLIGHFHVADHPGRTEPGTGEINYRRVFEAIAETGYDGWVGMEFRPTIAAVDALRQVVALAEGL comes from the coding sequence ATGATGCGGGACCTATCCATACCGGAACGTATTGCCCAGGTCAAGGCGGCGGGGATGGACGGCGTGGAGTTTTGGAGCTGGGAAAACAAGGACACAGCCGAGCTTAAAGACGGGGCAAAACAGCATGGTATTGAGATAGCTGCCTTCTGTACTCGGTTCTGCTCCCTAGTGGATCCTCAAAGGCGAGCGGAATATCTCGAGGGTCTGAAGGCTTCGATTCCAATAGCTCGAGAGTTAAACTGTACCAACCTGATTACTCAGACCGGTGCGGAACTCCCTGACGTAAGTCGGGAAGACCAGAAGGAGTCTCTCATTGCCGGGCTGAGGGAGTGTGTACCTTTATTGGAGGAAAACGGCATCACCCTGTTGGTGGAGCCCCTTAATATCCTCGTGGATCACAAGGGATACTTTTTGTACCGCTCAGAGGAAGCCTTTGAGATTATCCGAGCTGTGGATAGTCCCTATGTGAAAGTGCTGTATGATGTCTATCATCAGCAAATCACCGAGGGCAATCTCATCCCAACGATTCAGGAGAATATCGACCTAATTGGACATTTCCACGTTGCCGATCATCCCGGCCGGACAGAGCCCGGAACCGGTGAGATCAACTACCGTCGGGTATTTGAGGCTATCGCGGAGACGGGGTACGATGGATGGGTAGGGATGGAGTTTCGGCCGACGATAGCAGCCGTCGATGCCCTCAGACAGGTAGTGGCCTTGGCTGAAGGCCTGTGA